The Streptomyces sp. V4I8 genome includes the window GGTTCGACTCCCTTCCGGAGTCGTCGGTGATGAGTGAGGGGAAGCGTATGGACTCGGGCAGGCGTCGGTTCCTCGGCAGGTGCGGGGCCGTGGTGATGGGAGCGGCGGCGCCGTTCGCCCTTCCCCAGCAGGCACTCCCCGCACGTCACGCCCGCCCCGACCTCGTAGCCGGTGCGAGCCCCACGATGGACACGCAGGCCCACACCGGGCACGAGCGATTCATGTGGCTGGCCATCGAGCAGGCCCGGAAGAACCCCCGATGGCCGTTCGGCGCGGTGATCGTCCACACGCGCACCGGCGAGGTCCTGGGGAGCGGCGTCAACACCGGGGCGGACAGTCCGTTGCTGCACGGCGAGGTGGTCGCCATGAACGACTACGTACATAGGAACGGCAACCAGGGCTGGTCCGACACCACCCTCTACACGACGGGTGAGCCCTGCTCCATATGCATGAGCGCGATGGCGTGGGCGAATCTGCGGCACGTCGTCTGGGCGAGCTCGATCGACGAGATCCGCCGCACCGACATCATCCAGATCGACCTGACAGCACGGGACGTGGCCGCCGCCGCGCGGTCCTTCTACATCCCGGAGCTGCTCCTGGGCGGCGTGCTCGCGCACCACACCAACCGCCTCTTCGAGGAGGCCCGACGACTGCGCGACAGGCTCCCGGAGGCACCCCGGGCCGAGGTGCCCTGAGTCGCCCCAGCCCCCGTACCCGCCCTCCTGACCGTGTCCCCACTTAGGCTCAACACCGGTGCGGTGCGAGGGACTTGAAAGGCGGGGGACATGAGGCGTGACGAGCTGATCCGGCCGGTGCCGGAACTCTTGAAGGAGCACGCCGAGCTGGCACCGCGGCGGGTCGCCTATGCCGACTCCTCGCGCAGCGTCACCTACGCCGAGCTGGAGCGCCGGACCCGTGCGCTGGCGGCGTACCTCACCCGGACGGGACTGCGCCGTGGCGACCGCGTCGCGATCTGTCTCGGCAACTGCGTGGAGGCGGTGGAGAGTTGCCTGGCCGTGCTGCGGGCCGGGATGGTCGGCGTCCCGCTCAATCCACGGTCCTCCGACGCGGAGCTGGCCCACTTCCTCCAGGACAGCGGCGCCGCCCACGTCATCACCGAACTCGCCGGAGGCGCCCGCGGCCCCGCCCGTTCCGT containing:
- a CDS encoding nucleoside deaminase, encoding MDSGRRRFLGRCGAVVMGAAAPFALPQQALPARHARPDLVAGASPTMDTQAHTGHERFMWLAIEQARKNPRWPFGAVIVHTRTGEVLGSGVNTGADSPLLHGEVVAMNDYVHRNGNQGWSDTTLYTTGEPCSICMSAMAWANLRHVVWASSIDEIRRTDIIQIDLTARDVAAAARSFYIPELLLGGVLAHHTNRLFEEARRLRDRLPEAPRAEVP
- a CDS encoding AMP-binding protein, with the translated sequence MRRDELIRPVPELLKEHAELAPRRVAYADSSRSVTYAELERRTRALAAYLTRTGLRRGDRVAICLGNCVEAVESCLAVLRAGMVGVPLNPRSSDAELAHFLQDSGAAHVITELAGGARGPARSVAALRRGRSRPARPGRAARRRSDQPAGPGARRHRLLPRRVALRPHPPGARAGR